Genomic DNA from Apis mellifera strain DH4 linkage group LG6, Amel_HAv3.1, whole genome shotgun sequence:
atgagaaattttcaaaaactttaaattataataattgtttatattctaatttgattcaattttattttatgtttttattcttatagatACTCCTGATGAACAAACAGGTGGTGATAGTAGCAAGAGTAATTCAATTACCTCAGAGCATTCAATTCATTCAATGGGCGTTTCTGCAAGCTCTCAAAGTTCCTCCACCAATAGCCTGCCGCTGCCAAATGCTGATGCAAATGATTATTCTACAGGATCTGTACGAAATAGACATAAAATATCAGCAGGTGGTGTCACTGCCAATCTTCTTGAACATGGTGCCAATAATTTTGCGACAATTAGGACAACATCAATTGTAACTAAACAACAAAAAGAACATATGCAAGAAGAAATGCATGAACAAATGAGTGGATATAAACGAATGAGACGTGAACATCAAGGTGCTTTGgtaagttattaatttatttaaattaatttatttaaatttcttaaatttatattctatttagataattaaaattcatatttttatgagataatatatttaatttgtttaaataggtaaaattagaagaacgttgtaaaatggaaatggaatcccataaacaattattagataaagaatatgaaacccttttacaacaatttagtaaagaattagaaaagcTTCAATTAAGACATTTGCAAGAATTAGAACGTAAGCttaaacaaaatcaaaatGCTGAAAAGAAACTTCACAAAGAAATTACAAGTAGACAAGAAGCAGATCGAAAAGCATTAGAAGCACaacaaaagaaagattataaggtgaaataataaatataatgataattattattttatgtttaaaaaattacaaaaaattatttttatgttttcttgatagtttttgataatttaataattttttaaggtttacaaagaaagatggaaaaaagaattatctcAGGATGAAGTTACCCCGAAGCGGCAACGAGATGCTACACTTCAAAGTCATAAAGATAATTTACGACAAATGGAAGCACAAGAAGAACAACGGCTTGCAAGAGGGCAAAGGGAATATCTTGATCTCGAAATTCGTAAATTCCGTAGAAAAAAGCTACTTGTTTTCCATAGTTTGGAACAAGAACTACTTCGAGAAGTtagtataatattctttttttccattacaaaattttattttcttatttgttaaatatatttttcttttgtaggaattaaataaaagacaaCAACAATTAGAGCAAGCACATAATATGTTACTAAGACATCATGAAAAAACACAAGAATTAGAATATAGACAACAAAGAGCAGTTCATGCTTTGAGAGAAGATCAAGTTCATCGACAACATGCTACAGAACTTTCTAATCAACAGGATTATATGCAAAGAGCAGAACGTGATTTACGTAAAAAACATGCATTGGAACTCAAACAACAACCTAAGAGTCTCAAAgtgagtaatattttttttagtaattttttaaaataataatgtatattttattaaaacaataaaaaataacagttaaaaaatattaaaaaatataaacaataaaaaaaatatgaaaatttaaaaattttaaatatatgcattttaGCAAAAAGAAATGCAAATTCGAAAACAATTTAGAGAAACATGTAAAATACAAACACGACAATATAAGGCATTAAAAGCtcaaatattacaaacaacagctaaagaagaacaaaaagctgttataaaaaaattaaaagaagaacaaagaagaaaattagctTTATTGGGTGATCAATATGAACAAAGTATTGCTGAAATGCTCCAAAAACAAAGTATACGTTTAGATGAATCACAAGAAGTTGAATGTCATAATCTTAAggtaagatttaaaaattacgagattttcaaaattttttctttacatttaaaCAGTtcttaaacatttaatattatttaataagtttttagaaatatttttagttaataaaaacaatttattatgattatacattataattttaaaattatatattataattacattataattttaaaatttgatttaaataatacttaaaataaatttaatactataACTATTAagactaatttaatattttatataataattatttttttataggaaagattaaattatgaattagaaATGTTAATGGCGTatcaatctaaaaataaaatgcaagCTGAAGCGCAAAGAAATAGAGAACGTCGTGAATTAGAAGATCGAGTATCAGTTAGAAGAGCATTGCTTGAACAAAAAATGGAACTTGAAACTCAGGAATTTCTTCGTGAACGTAGTGAGCGAATACGTTTATTACATGAAAGACAGGAACGTGAATTACAACAATTTGACGAGGAAAGTGCAAGAATAGGATTCaggtatgtaatttatattataagcttattaaaataaatttcataaatattaatgaaagaagaaaatatttccttttgtacttctatatttttaaagtattaaagtTATGTTAAAcattcattatcattttataaaatataaaaatagatttaagaatttaaaaaaaaaatattgtagatatatacattttttcaaattattgcaGTGCTCTGGCGATAGCTGAGGCATCAAAAGAATCTTATCCAGACGATGAAAGCCTTAGTGGCTCAATGTTAAGTCTGGCTCACAGTAATAGTTCTACATCCTTCCCCCCTAAtagtctttaattttaatcatattaatagaatatgtatgtatgtacgttTGCCTGTAGTGAATGTATAACGAGCCTACCTTTGTTTAATTCAATGATTTACATATATAGTAAAAGTTGGCTCGTTATATGCATCGACCCAAACCTAAGAGAGAGGTTTGTTAGGGTTGGGAATGTGTATTGGACTGAAATTAATGTAAcagcatattttttaattatcaaaatatgtcAATGTGATCTATCTGGAAAGAGAGCTTCATATTGAAGAAGAACTTAGATGCTTTTTGCAacgttgtaatatttattaatcatatccAAATACTTTGTGAACTAAAtaggattaaaaaagaaaaaaatcttttaagtaTCAGTCTCATCTATtatgaaaagtaaattttaatgttcttGGGCTTGAAGTAAGCCAACTATCATAGCatacagaaaattttatatgcgaCAGAAAATGTTTAGagacatttatttatcaatatcttgcaattataataataaaaaaaaaatagtataatcaTAATGctcgaattattatacatttgattttgattaattgaagatttgaaataagaataaaacaagaataatattttcggtAAGATTTTAACTTATCAAAGGTCTCtagtattaaataatcttactGATAAATACATGTGTTGACCTTTGAAAACTTATTTCAAGCTTTCAATAATACTTAGTCTGATTTAATTgagtgatttatttatttaattgcatttttaatgcaattagGATATTTACAAAGTGACAAACTGAAAAAATTtagttacaatattttatgttgtagttataataacattcatgatatataatatttgttattttaacgagagagattaatttctaaaattgaaagacatttttttactattttatacaatttgttTTACATTACTAAGAAAAAATgtcaatatcaaaaattaaattgataataaaattattgttgaattACCAAAATATGACAGTGTCCACTTCAAATTcctttcaatattgaaatgtatatttttgattttaatttaatattattaagtatgAAGTCTTAATgcgattatttgtaattatttaaatgtttatattaatttttttttattgaatatatgatatatattttttaaattatcatattatcattCATTTGTCACAAGAAATAGAAAACCATTTTATACAATGGGAAATACCTAAACAATTtaagcaataatttataatttgaatttttaagataaaaaaataatgtaccatgtaagaaatatttgatattatgtttagatattttataattatagtatgctcaattatatgttttaaaatcataataatgttACTGAATGTATTGCcagtgaatataatatatattatattcactatataattttgtattaatatttttaaatatttacaaaatactgataattaacattaattattttattaacatattaagattattaattaacaaatttttataatttattttcaataattaaaaataatcttatacaaaaaatgtttttatattatttttgcagcaataaaaatatgaaaaagataaaagataaaataaaaaataattatgaaaataatattttataaaatatctaaatatatagaaaacatcaaatattttttaaatatttagttttgtttttaaaaagtggaaaatgatttaaaagatatcTTTTAGGTACCCATGTATATAttgtcaaatattaaaatttttgctattaaataacatgaaaataaatattatttttattataaaatatttcttttattatatttagaaaaaattaaaatatatatttttttgattatataaaagtttctaatatcttaataaatcaaatttaaaaatatattaattatataatatataatatattatataacataaaaaccattctataaatatttcttaacatataattaaattcaattcatacatttcttcaaaataagtctaattaatgaaaaaaatataattgttattagcATATTAACatgttatgattttatatgttaaagattaacaataataatataaaaatattgttccatttttgctaataattcatttaattttgaaattaatcagaaatctattaaattatatatatcttaattttctcttcacttatatatatttacattttttctctcttgtcAAAATGAATctgcaaatattattctagtctatattatttttggtaTGTcacaaatgttttatattaattttccaggtaccaaaaaaaatttcttcattgttGATTATAATAGCATTTTGCTTTTATTATCAACATTtcagttatataatattatattctgtttTTAATTGTCCAAAGTTTCCATCCAGTACACATCCCAATGttgtacttttatattataatatctaattttttctttttttcatttaatacatttccatatacttttctattatacatatttttttttcatcttcattattaaatattgaatttaaattcagaTGGTTgtgactattttttttattcatactttattaatcaaaacaatattttttttataatatgagtaacaaaaataacattattttaagatataattttcattaaatttaaaataattaatcatgctTTGAGAAtactttgttaatatattatataatatatataattatctaactatatttcaataaaataaaaatttatattttatataagttttatatatataaacatacataaatatgttaaatatattaaatttataaatataaatatattttataataaaatatttttttcatatgaaaataacaaaataacaagtaaaaatactttatttcaaaaataataaaatttatttgaattattttgcttttttaaaattgtttatatattaaatatttattaaattatattaaatttaatatgaatgttaaaagtcaaatataaatacatataacaagcatatataataatactataatgttttacaattatttataacaaaagaaTAGTACACATTCcacatttttgtataataatattattattaaattattatacaacaattttattaaaaacaacttaattaaaaatatcaaaaattccacaataaataaatagaatacatTATGAAATGTGttcaattgcaataatttttataatataataaaaatgagaaaaacatttatatatataacatatatatatatttatgtgttcaaaagttttaaaataaaaatagtcacAATCaactgaataatttttttgtaataatacatgtatgtaaatatatacgcgttatatattaaaaaaaaatgtagtaTTAACAAGGAAGTTTAACATtacttattaatatgattataacatattaataattttttcctttgattAATCTTAggaagttataaaaatttaatagagacTTTTAATACTATAATTGATAAACAATGTAGACTGAAAAGGGATATTCGtgctatattttatgttataacatgagtaaataaaataagttaaaatatttaaatcctaGTCCATAGGCAATCCATACATAAAAATccttcataaaataattattataaatttttaaaaaatattttgtctttatatcttgtaaatgcattttatttaagatatattactTTGTATCAtgctaataaattttgtaattattatacttgtttttataataatttctctattttatataattaaaaaaatttaattataattttaatgtaaaaaagttaaattaagtaagaattaaaatttttgaatttattaaaaatatttataaaaatatatagaaaatttaaaacaagaaatattatatataaattcataaaaaattcataaaaattcatattataaattcataaaaattgattaaattattttgattgatttaaattagattaaataagtACATAAGCttgagattaaaatttgttttttttttatgtctgTATTGTTTatgatttgtaataatatatatatatataagaataaaaatttatataagaatattataggaaaattatattaaacattagtAATCTGAAATTATGttgcatattaaaatttatacaatatatacatatataaagtttcaaatttttttttaataatttataaaaattttaactgtaatatataatttgtaatataaaataattctttaaaaaaatattaaatatgtctGTATctattcatatacatataataatgaaaaaaatgaaaaattttcaattttttaataaaaatattctttaatgtgaattaatatattttttcaaaaatatatggatTGCACAAAAggactaatatatattttaaaataaaattaaatattaataaaaatataaataaataatacttttcaaaaattttattcatatagaaagaattaatgttatgaaaataaaatgtcaaaAAGAATGTATGTAATGTAagcaataatcaaaataatattattgttttggttaaagatatgttattttacttaatgttgtatatgaaataatataatctatcatacatttaataattattatgtatacaaattttaataacaaaattttataaattttttttaagtaaaaaatacaaattaataatgaaattttaaaaatttttattcaaaagcaCGAATTCTCTTTAagtctatgtatatattaaaaaagtgaaaaggaAGATGATTTGATCACAATCATAAGActactattataaattactaaaaattaatttagaatattatttttagttgttagaatattatttttaatagcattttgtaaatattcagtatataagattttgaaattgaatcttAATTATGAAGACTAGAATTTAgcataatagaatttattgaattttccaaAGCTATTAACTTGGTAATTTGAACTTAAAAAGTGATATATTAAACTAGCTAATTAAATGTAGGTATGGCATATCAGTTATCAATTACTAATCAATacttataatcaatataaatatttgatcagTTTCTTTCTCACTTATTTCCATCCATgtgtgattttttaaatttgattacaatttttattatattatattcattaatattgagttaaaatcaataatattttttaaatcaatttaaaaataaaaaaaaattttattttatttttatattatgatatcaattaataaaaaatatatattttttttaaataactaaatatatatactagtgaatatattaatatttagatataatttttggctttaattagatattaatttttgtttttaataatactattttttaaatgaatttataatataatacaattttctaaatgaatttataatataatacaaaaaaaatataattgttcaaGAATTAACATTGATCAAATCTTAGAAGGTAGAAAAACACTTCAGAGCACACATAGACGGGAATTTATAAGAGATTTTGTAGCAAATTTGcatagattttattaagaaatgtatggaaaattaatagtataatttgaaaattataaatatcacggaaaaatgataaattgataCCGCTTTTcagtaaattatgaattaaacttctagtattacattatatgaaattgttttatcatatatttactgaagatgtatgtatgtgtataatctatttacaatattatttgatatattatataaatactaatttttattagaattttaatctttaaatatcaaattattctgTCATATATTCGTGATAATTTGATGTTAtcactaatataattaaagctttttaaattgatattatgtaGTTTGTACTTTATTTAGTACAAAACATTATGCatagatataagatataattaataaatctaaaaaattattgattattgattttaacaaattttgcatgatactaattaaattttaataaaagttttaataaaattattctatgtcaaatgattatatataatatatacaaatttataattttattatttagaaagaatgaaataaacataTCTTGAGTCAGTTAATTGAAGaactaattattttgtataagtttaattttaaatatgaaatgataatgattttatacaaaactataaattttatagattattatgaatgttaaattataattaaattaatgttaatgtaAAAGCTATTtcaaactaaatttttttagaaattataatttaatataatttaataaattaaatttattaaattatttttttaacaattattaattttttcaaaaaatatttattaattaatgttaatattatttaattcttctgaatattataaattttttgtttgttatattaaatttgtttctcaattttagaattaaaataaatcaaaaaaatacatatatttcaaaattataaaattataaaattgtttaaaaatttttaaaaaattatctttttaacaattataaattaacaattaattaataataattaacaattttatattttattacaaatagaaaaattaaaatttttttttaatatatttaaatagtaaaatagtaaaatatttaaataaattagattttttattatatatattataaagtatgtttctttattataatcaagttttctatttaatctttattaaaaaataataataataaaatatcaataaatacaaaatatttcaataaatattcataattttttcaatatattaaatttcctatttcattttgatatttataaaatataaaaaatttaaatcagttTTATTAtagtgaaaataattctttgacagagaaatattttattaattatctaaaataataatatacaatataattatacaataacaatatataagttGACATAGAATAATTGCAtatcaaaatctttatatttataaaattttattccaatttatttatttattttttttttttttttgaagtaaaATATTGAAGTCAGTATCATCTTGTATATATACTTTGTATACTgtaaatattcgtaaaaagatttcattgatatttatttctgtgTTCTGAAGATgctttctattttcaatactATTGAATGTGTAAGTCCTCCATTTTATTGCgccatttttatatcattgtaagaaaaattcatttataattcaaattttatttcattttttactttttttatttttgaaacatctcagcattgcaaaaataattctatgtaaaacataattttaaatgcataaaataaattaattatgtgatatatcattttttacaatcttttttctatttatttctacatatatatatatattgatgtaataatttaataaaataggtattgacaaatcaaaaataatcatgagatttaaaaatatataatatgtaaaaacatatataacatatataatgaaaattataattttcacatttgatgcattaataaaaataaaaatgcttttacaaaataatataataaaaattttaataatgctgaaatgttttaaaataaattgattattaattgtgTTAATAAGTGATCAAAAATACAGAATATGCTCACATAAAACATGtttctgtaatataaaataatct
This window encodes:
- the LOC413126 gene encoding serine/threonine-protein kinase Tao → MPAVPRPGSLKDPEIAELFEKNDPEKIFEDLREIGHGSFGAVYYARCLVTKEIVAIKKMSYLGKQTVEKWQDILKEIRFLRQLNHPNTIEYKGCYLRDHTAWLVMEYCLGSASDIIEVHKRPLKEDEIAAICEGVLRGLHYLHSLGRIHRDVKAGNILLTENGTVKLADFGSASIKCPANSFVGTPYWMAPEVILAMDEGQYDGKVDVWSLGITCIELAERKPPYFNMNAMSALYHIAQNDTPTLNSPDWSDVFRHFVEVCLTKSPTERPASGKLLSHQFVTRTRSPQVLIDLIQRTKAAVRELDNLNYRKMKKILMIDACETESTVGDADDTPDEQTGGDSSKSNSITSEHSIHSMGVSASSQSSSTNSLPLPNADANDYSTGSVRNRHKISAGGVTANLLEHGANNFATIRTTSIVTKQQKEHMQEEMHEQMSGYKRMRREHQGALVKLEERCKMEMESHKQLLDKEYETLLQQFSKELEKLQLRHLQELERKLKQNQNAEKKLHKEITSRQEADRKALEAQQKKDYKVYKERWKKELSQDEVTPKRQRDATLQSHKDNLRQMEAQEEQRLARGQREYLDLEIRKFRRKKLLVFHSLEQELLREELNKRQQQLEQAHNMLLRHHEKTQELEYRQQRAVHALREDQVHRQHATELSNQQDYMQRAERDLRKKHALELKQQPKSLKQKEMQIRKQFRETCKIQTRQYKALKAQILQTTAKEEQKAVIKKLKEEQRRKLALLGDQYEQSIAEMLQKQSIRLDESQEVECHNLKERLNYELEMLMAYQSKNKMQAEAQRNRERRELEDRVSVRRALLEQKMELETQEFLRERSERIRLLHERQERELQQFDEESARIGFSALAIAEASKESYPDDESLSGSMLSLAHSNSSTSFPPNSL